The genomic DNA GGTCTCGAAGAAGCGGGTGAAGCGCGTGACGCGCAGCGAGAGGTTCTTCGCCGACCGGGTGACGTGGACATCCCAGGTGCGATCGCGGAAGTACCGCTTCATCGCACCGTCCATCGACCGGGTGGCAAACGTCGTGAACGACGCCCCGCCGTCAGGTCGCCAGCGCTTCATCGCACCGACGGCGGCCAGCCGGGCGACCTGATAGAGGTCGTCGAACTCCACGGACGGGCGGAGGACCTTGCGGACGCGTGAGCGGATCAGGGGGTCGATCTGGGTCATGACCAGTGCGCTGTCCCGCTCGTCGTGTTCCCGCTGGTGGCGAAGAACGACCTCGTGCAGCTCGTCGGTGCGCAGCCGGCCGGTGGCCTCTCGTACTGGCGGTGACATCAGATAACCCCTGGCGACGACGACTGGCAGGCCATCGCGCAGGGGTCGGGCGCTGGCATCACACTATCAGCACGGGGGTGCCCGTGCGGACGTACCCCCGTGTCCACCCGACCAGCGTCAGGCGGCGTCGATCACGTCGCTCAGGTCGAGTTTGCCCTCCATCACGGTCCGAGCGACGTCGAGGACGCGGTTCCGACCTCGCCGGGCATACCGGCGCAAGGCCCCGAACGCCTCCCGTTCGCTGAGGCCGTAGGTGTGCATCAGCACGCCCTTGGCCTGGTCGATGACGCCGCTCTCGTCGAGCGCGATGCGAAGCCCCTCGATCTGACGGGTCAAGCGGTCGTGCTTGCGGGCGTTGAACAGGTAGGACGTGGCGATGTCGGCGAGGATCTGTCCCACCTCGTGGCCGTCGTCCGGCAGCGGACCGGGCTTGTCGCGATAGAGGTTGAGCGCCCCGACGCGGAGGTCCTCGATCTTCATGGGGAAGCTGTGGACGGCCCGCATGCCGGAGGAGAGCGCCACCTCGGCGAACGCGGGGAACGGAGTCGTTCCCTCGAGGTCGTCGGTCAGGACCACCTGACCGGTTTCGTAGGCCATCACGCAGGGTCCCTGGCCGGTCTGGACCTGGAACTCCTCGATCAAGCGCAACCGGTCGTTGGATGCGGCGACGAACCGCAGCTCACCCTTGTCGTCCTCCAGCATGACGCCGGCACCGTCCACGTCG from Euzebya tangerina includes the following:
- a CDS encoding sigma-70 family RNA polymerase sigma factor is translated as MSPPVREATGRLRTDELHEVVLRHQREHDERDSALVMTQIDPLIRSRVRKVLRPSVEFDDLYQVARLAAVGAMKRWRPDGGASFTTFATRSMDGAMKRYFRDRTWDVHVTRSAKNLSLRVTRFTRFFETDHGREPSILELADYSGMTEEEIGIGMEAASAYSSDSLNVRLGGDGAEIGSLIPDGSTDGRDREDLIDILAEIRALPDRERRIVFLSYFQDLTQREIAERVGCSQMHVSRLLRRSLSTVRENLVA
- a CDS encoding GAF domain-containing protein, with amino-acid sequence MSTATTDERMKRVLVHFAQTLVSDFHAEEALDKLMAAAPTMLDVDGAGVMLEDDKGELRFVAASNDRLRLIEEFQVQTGQGPCVMAYETGQVVLTDDLEGTTPFPAFAEVALSSGMRAVHSFPMKIEDLRVGALNLYRDKPGPLPDDGHEVGQILADIATSYLFNARKHDRLTRQIEGLRIALDESGVIDQAKGVLMHTYGLSEREAFGALRRYARRGRNRVLDVARTVMEGKLDLSDVIDAA